A portion of the Lampris incognitus isolate fLamInc1 chromosome 9, fLamInc1.hap2, whole genome shotgun sequence genome contains these proteins:
- the tmem147 gene encoding BOS complex subunit TMEM147, which produces MTLFHFGNCFALAYFPYFITYKCSGLSEYNAFWRCVQAGATYLFVQLCKMLFLATFFPTWEGGAGVYDFVGEFMKATVDLADLLGLHLVMSRNAGKGEYKIMVAAMGWATAELVMSRCLPLWVGARGIEFDWKYIQMSFDSNISLIHYIAMAAVVWMFTRYDLPKSFRLPVTVLLGLCVYKAFLMELFVHVFLLGSWTALLVKAVLTGAISLCSLFLFVTLVHSN; this is translated from the exons ATGACACTCTTtcactttggaaactgttttgcTTTGGCATATTTCCCCTATTTCATCACATACAAGTGCAGTGGGCT TTCAGAGTATAATGCATTCTGGAGGTGTGTCCAGGCTGGCGCAACCTACCTGTTTGTTCAGCTCTGTAAG ATGCTGTTTCTGGCCACATTCTTCCCCACGTGGGAGGGAGGAGCTGGAGTTTATGACTTTGTTGGG GAATTTATGAAGGCCACAGTGGACCTTGCAGACTTGTTGGGCCTTCATCTTGTCATGTCTCGCAATGCTGGTAAAGGAGAGTACAAGATCATGGTTGCTGCCATGGGCTGGGCAACAGCTGAACTTGTCATGTCCAG gTGCCTTCCTCTTTGGGTAGGAGCCAGAGGGATAGAGTTTGACTGGAAATACATCCAGATGAGCTTCGACTCCAACATAAGTTTG ATCCATTATATCGCCATGGCAGCAGTAGTGTGGATGTTTACACGGTATGATCTACCGAAGAGCTTCAGACTACCAGTTACCGTGCTGCTGGGCCTTTGTGTTTACAAGGCCTTCTTAATGga ATTATTTGTCCATGTCTTCCTGCTGGGCAGTTGGACAGCATTACTGGTGAAAGCTGTCCTGACTGGAGCCATTTCTCTCTGCTCGCTGTTTCTCTTCGTCACTCTGGTCCACAGCAACTAA